A DNA window from Caulobacter mirabilis contains the following coding sequences:
- the ilvD gene encoding dihydroxy-acid dehydratase: MPALRSRTSTHGRNMAGARGLWRATGMKDSDFGKPIIAVANSFTQFVPGHVHLKDLGQLVAREIEAAGGVAKEFNTIAVDDGIAMGHGGMLYSLPSRELIADSVEYMVNAHCADAMVCISNCDKITPGMLMAAMRLNIPVVFVSGGPMEAGKVQVKGEIRALDLVDAMVVAADDRYSDEEVAAIEKAACPTCGSCSGMFTANSMNCLTEALGLSLPGNGSVLATHADREALFKEAGRLVVDLTQRWYEQDDATALPRGIATRAAFENAMSLDIAMGGSTNTVLHLLAAAQEGGVDFGMADIDRLSRRVPCLSKVAPAKSDVHMEDVHRAGGVMAILGELEKGGLIDASQPTVHAATLGEALARWDIGRTNSQVAQEFFRAAPGGKPTQVAFSQAARWENLDLDREAGVIRSVEHPFSKDGGLAVLFGNLAPEGCIVKTAGVDESILTFTGPARVYESQEDAVSGILGGKVKAGEVVVIRYEGPKGGPGMQEMLYPTTYLKSKGLGAACALVTDGRFSGGTSGLSIGHVSPEAGEGGLIALVETGDPIVIDIPGRGIRLDLPEAVIAERRAAMLARGKDAWKPLDRQREVSPALRAYAAMTTNAAKGAVRDVSQVERG, encoded by the coding sequence ATGCCCGCCCTGCGCTCCAGAACCTCGACCCACGGCCGCAACATGGCCGGCGCCCGCGGCCTATGGCGCGCCACCGGCATGAAGGACTCCGACTTCGGCAAGCCGATCATCGCCGTGGCCAACAGCTTCACCCAGTTCGTGCCCGGCCACGTCCACCTGAAGGACCTGGGCCAGCTGGTCGCCCGCGAGATCGAGGCCGCCGGCGGCGTCGCCAAGGAATTCAACACCATCGCCGTCGACGACGGCATCGCGATGGGCCATGGCGGCATGCTCTATTCGCTGCCCAGCCGCGAGCTGATCGCCGACAGCGTCGAGTACATGGTCAACGCCCACTGCGCCGACGCCATGGTCTGCATCTCCAACTGCGACAAGATCACGCCCGGCATGCTGATGGCGGCCATGCGGCTGAACATCCCGGTGGTGTTCGTCTCGGGCGGGCCTATGGAGGCCGGCAAGGTCCAGGTGAAGGGCGAGATCCGCGCCCTCGACCTGGTCGACGCCATGGTCGTGGCCGCCGACGACAGGTACTCGGACGAAGAGGTCGCCGCGATCGAGAAGGCCGCCTGTCCGACCTGCGGCTCCTGCTCCGGCATGTTCACCGCCAACTCGATGAACTGCCTGACCGAGGCCCTGGGCCTGTCGCTGCCCGGCAACGGCTCGGTCCTGGCCACGCACGCCGACCGCGAGGCGCTGTTCAAGGAGGCGGGGCGGCTGGTCGTCGACCTGACCCAGCGGTGGTACGAGCAGGACGACGCCACGGCCCTGCCGCGGGGCATCGCCACCCGGGCGGCGTTTGAGAACGCCATGAGCCTGGACATCGCCATGGGCGGCTCGACCAACACCGTGCTGCACCTGCTGGCCGCGGCCCAGGAGGGCGGCGTCGACTTCGGCATGGCCGACATCGACCGGCTGTCGCGCCGCGTTCCGTGCCTGTCCAAGGTCGCCCCGGCCAAGAGCGACGTGCATATGGAAGACGTCCACCGCGCCGGCGGCGTGATGGCCATCCTCGGCGAGCTGGAGAAGGGCGGCCTCATCGACGCGTCCCAGCCGACCGTCCACGCCGCCACCCTGGGCGAGGCCCTGGCCCGCTGGGACATCGGCCGCACCAACAGCCAGGTCGCGCAGGAGTTCTTCCGCGCGGCGCCGGGCGGCAAGCCGACCCAGGTCGCCTTCAGCCAGGCGGCGCGCTGGGAGAACCTCGACCTGGATCGCGAGGCGGGCGTGATCCGCTCGGTCGAGCATCCGTTCTCGAAGGACGGCGGCCTGGCCGTGCTGTTCGGCAACCTGGCCCCCGAGGGCTGTATCGTGAAGACGGCCGGGGTCGACGAGTCGATCCTGACCTTCACTGGCCCGGCGCGCGTCTACGAAAGCCAGGAGGACGCGGTCAGCGGCATCCTGGGCGGCAAGGTCAAGGCCGGCGAGGTGGTGGTCATCCGCTACGAGGGCCCCAAGGGCGGGCCGGGCATGCAGGAGATGCTCTACCCGACCACCTACCTGAAATCGAAGGGGCTGGGCGCGGCCTGCGCCCTGGTCACCGACGGCCGCTTCTCGGGCGGCACCTCGGGCCTGTCGATCGGCCACGTCTCGCCGGAAGCGGGCGAGGGCGGCCTGATCGCGCTGGTCGAGACCGGCGATCCGATCGTCATCGACATCCCGGGTCGCGGCATCCGCCTGGATCTGCCCGAGGCGGTGATCGCCGAGCGCCGCGCGGCCATGCTGGCCCGGGGCAAGGACGCCTGGAAGCCGCTCGATCGCCAGCGCGAGGTCAGTCCGGCCCTGCGCGCCTACGCCGCCATGACCACCAACGCCGCCAAGGGCGCGGTGCGCGACGTCAGCCAGGTGGAGCGGGGGTAG
- a CDS encoding LysR family transcriptional regulator, with the protein MDTRQLRHFVAVADTLHFGRAAERLTMTQPPLSQSIMALERTLGAPLFVRTKRSVRLTAFGEQWLPQVRAALAAVDALPESARRLRDGLSGRLSLSFVSTADYSVLPDLVRRYAEAYPDVEIGLVEATSDVQIPALLAGERNAGIIIPPPDRALPEPLAYRRLVSEPLVAAVPTAWIDDGRLIVRDGVLAPDALAGAPLILFPRTVAPAFHDLVTGYFARRRRPARIGQEAIQMQTIISLVSAGLGVALVPASLRNLARAGVRYVELTAPPTLETGLAWRRDDDTPTLRALLRLL; encoded by the coding sequence ATGGACACCCGACAGCTCCGCCATTTCGTCGCGGTCGCCGACACCCTGCATTTCGGGCGCGCGGCGGAGCGGCTGACCATGACCCAGCCGCCCCTCAGCCAATCGATCATGGCGCTGGAGCGGACGCTCGGCGCGCCGCTGTTCGTGCGCACCAAGCGCAGCGTGCGACTGACGGCCTTCGGCGAGCAGTGGCTGCCCCAGGTGCGGGCGGCGCTGGCCGCCGTCGACGCCCTGCCGGAAAGCGCCCGCCGCCTGCGCGACGGCCTCAGCGGGCGGCTGTCGCTGTCCTTCGTCAGCACCGCCGACTACAGCGTGCTGCCCGACCTGGTCCGGCGCTACGCCGAGGCCTATCCCGACGTCGAGATCGGCCTGGTCGAGGCGACCAGCGACGTCCAGATCCCCGCCCTGCTCGCCGGCGAGCGGAACGCCGGCATCATCATTCCGCCGCCCGACCGCGCCCTGCCCGAGCCCCTCGCCTACCGACGCCTGGTGTCCGAGCCGCTCGTGGCGGCCGTGCCGACGGCCTGGATCGACGATGGTCGGCTCATCGTCCGGGACGGCGTCCTGGCGCCCGACGCCCTTGCCGGGGCGCCGCTGATCCTGTTCCCGCGCACCGTGGCGCCCGCCTTCCATGATCTGGTGACCGGCTACTTCGCCCGCCGGAGGCGTCCGGCGCGGATCGGCCAGGAGGCCATCCAGATGCAGACCATCATCAGCCTGGTCTCCGCCGGGCTGGGCGTGGCCCTGGTCCCAGCGTCGCTGCGCAACCTGGCCCGGGCGGGGGTCCGCTACGTCGAACTCACGGCCCCGCCGACTCTGGAGACCGGCCTGGCCTGGCGGCGCGACGACGACACCCCCACCCTGCGGGCGCTGCTGCGGCTGCTCTGA
- a CDS encoding serine hydrolase domain-containing protein gives MIRRATVFAWAIAAAMIGRPAAAAPDAYEAYLTQCHAARVCNGVYLIARGGEPVFAGAVGEAGDPARTPLTRDAAFDIGSISKQMTAVAVLKLAEAGRLSVDDPVAAHLPQYPYAGVTIAQLLSHTSGTPDVLGDYAVRLKPGPDGAVPPAVDGSDIVSFLIALGKPAVAPPGARYAYNNTGYLVLAALVETISGEPFADHLQRRLFTPLGMTYTRLRTPSNEAGIAHRAYGFRPQSTERRPYDQIPGFYVRGAGGVYSTADDLLRWQRALNGGLVRADLWARATAPTRLTDGTSVPYGFGLNLKPDAEGVARISHGGHWRGFKSDLSYYPAADLIVIQLTNNAEDDSVDANVAALRRIAEGGRPEPVKAPGD, from the coding sequence ATGATCCGACGGGCGACCGTCTTCGCATGGGCCATCGCCGCGGCGATGATCGGCCGTCCGGCCGCCGCCGCGCCCGACGCCTATGAGGCCTATCTGACGCAGTGCCATGCCGCGCGGGTCTGCAACGGCGTCTATCTGATCGCGCGGGGCGGCGAGCCGGTCTTCGCCGGGGCGGTCGGCGAGGCCGGCGACCCGGCGCGCACGCCCCTGACCCGCGACGCCGCCTTCGACATCGGCTCGATCTCCAAACAGATGACGGCCGTGGCCGTGCTGAAGCTGGCGGAGGCGGGCCGGCTCTCGGTCGACGACCCGGTCGCGGCCCATCTTCCGCAGTACCCCTATGCCGGCGTCACCATCGCGCAGCTGCTGTCCCACACCTCTGGAACGCCGGACGTGCTTGGCGACTACGCCGTTCGTCTGAAACCTGGTCCCGACGGCGCCGTTCCGCCGGCCGTCGACGGCTCGGACATCGTCTCGTTCCTGATCGCGCTCGGTAAGCCGGCGGTGGCCCCGCCGGGCGCCCGCTACGCCTACAACAACACCGGCTATCTGGTGCTGGCCGCTCTGGTCGAGACCATCAGCGGGGAGCCTTTCGCGGATCATCTGCAGAGGCGGCTCTTCACCCCGCTCGGCATGACCTACACGCGCCTGCGGACGCCGTCGAACGAGGCCGGGATCGCGCATCGCGCCTACGGCTTTCGGCCGCAGTCTACGGAGCGGCGGCCCTACGATCAGATTCCCGGCTTCTATGTCCGCGGCGCCGGCGGCGTCTATTCGACGGCCGACGATCTGCTGCGCTGGCAGAGAGCGCTGAATGGGGGGCTGGTCCGCGCCGACCTGTGGGCGCGGGCGACGGCGCCGACCCGGCTGACCGACGGGACCTCGGTTCCGTATGGCTTCGGGCTGAACCTCAAGCCAGACGCCGAAGGCGTGGCCCGGATCTCCCACGGCGGCCACTGGCGGGGGTTCAAGAGCGACCTGTCCTACTATCCAGCCGCCGACCTGATCGTGATCCAGCTGACCAACAACGCCGAGGACGACAGCGTCGACGCCAACGTCGCCGCCCTGCGTCGCATCGCCGAGGGCGGCCGGCCCGAGCCGGTGAAGGCGCCGGGCGACTAG
- a CDS encoding TonB-dependent receptor — MSLASRSSVSFDSALRGRRRRLLLAVAVLPGLTPAAALAESALPRRSTEVAPVTVPAPRAPVDAVETLAPATLEVLDGRALERERAVSLGETLARMPGVQNSAFGPAAGRPEIRGQSGPRVAVLVNGMASRDISALSGDHAVPVEPFLADRIEVLKGPAAVLYGGGAIGGAVNVVDSRIPLTVPDRLLTGRAELSGGYNAGVTGMLRLDGGKGEWAWHADALYRDVPDLRIPGGSKSDICRTWNALVTSVANQTLCQVKLASPDWVWNPTLKRWVDATPPERQIITDQYPGAEGRLTNSALKTTAFTLGGSRITADGYIGASIHRYDSAYGVPGFTYITYAHPKPSGIDLEVGLTRVDLRAGLRPRALGVERLDVRVTRTEGDDREIIDGLDHTRLRTEANDLRIDVAHRPWRGFDGAFGFQSSRRDLTTDGKEAWLPSVATREDGLFWLEQFAWRGLTLKAGARWERIAYNVDEDTIRPGRGLGSLAKDRSWSTQSRSVSGRYDLLPWLFVEARYDDVERPPSLIELYANGNHFGILTEEQGDSRLEPERAKTTEVRAGLDRGRYALTVSTYETDFENYIYLGNTGISRTLPVREWRQGDARIKGLEIDATVRFEGTAWGDFVLHGFADKVESAPRFTLPDGYSPFGGGPTNRKWDAEYFRKNLDGDWLPRMPVSRYGADVTWSYAAWRAAVGVVRYDKQDRTAKSEAPSDAYVLVDAHAAYAFDAPGGRWEAFVDAANLTNEEARPHNSFLRLRAPLAGRTISAGVRMAF; from the coding sequence ATGTCCCTCGCTTCCCGTTCCTCCGTGTCCTTCGACAGCGCCCTCCGGGGGCGAAGGCGCCGCCTCCTGCTCGCCGTCGCGGTCCTGCCCGGCCTGACGCCTGCGGCGGCCCTGGCCGAAAGCGCCCTTCCCCGCCGCTCGACCGAGGTCGCGCCCGTCACCGTCCCAGCGCCCCGCGCGCCGGTCGACGCTGTCGAAACCCTGGCCCCGGCGACCCTGGAGGTGCTGGACGGCCGGGCGCTGGAGCGCGAGCGGGCCGTCAGCCTGGGCGAGACCCTGGCGCGCATGCCCGGCGTCCAGAACAGCGCCTTCGGACCGGCCGCCGGCCGCCCCGAGATCCGCGGCCAGTCGGGTCCCCGGGTCGCGGTCCTGGTCAACGGCATGGCCTCGCGCGACATCTCCGCTCTGTCGGGCGACCACGCCGTCCCGGTCGAGCCCTTCCTGGCCGACCGCATCGAGGTGCTGAAGGGTCCCGCGGCCGTCCTCTACGGCGGCGGCGCCATCGGCGGAGCCGTCAACGTCGTCGACAGCCGCATCCCGCTGACCGTCCCCGACCGCCTGCTGACTGGCCGGGCGGAGTTGAGCGGCGGCTACAACGCCGGGGTGACGGGCATGCTCCGCCTCGACGGCGGCAAGGGCGAGTGGGCCTGGCACGCCGACGCCCTGTACCGGGACGTCCCCGACCTTCGCATACCCGGCGGTTCGAAATCCGACATCTGCCGGACCTGGAACGCGCTGGTCACGAGCGTCGCCAACCAGACCCTGTGCCAGGTGAAACTGGCCAGCCCGGACTGGGTGTGGAATCCGACCCTCAAGCGCTGGGTCGACGCCACCCCGCCCGAGCGGCAGATCATCACCGACCAGTATCCCGGCGCCGAGGGCCGCCTGACCAACAGCGCCCTGAAGACCACCGCCTTCACCTTGGGCGGCAGCCGGATCACCGCCGACGGCTACATCGGCGCCTCGATCCACCGCTACGACAGCGCCTACGGCGTGCCGGGCTTCACCTACATCACCTATGCGCATCCGAAGCCCTCCGGGATCGACCTGGAGGTCGGGCTGACCCGGGTCGACCTGCGGGCCGGGCTGCGGCCGCGGGCTCTGGGGGTCGAGCGCCTCGACGTGCGTGTCACGCGCACCGAGGGCGACGACCGCGAGATCATCGACGGCCTGGACCACACGCGGCTGAGGACCGAGGCTAACGATCTGCGCATCGACGTCGCCCATCGGCCCTGGCGCGGTTTCGACGGCGCGTTCGGGTTCCAGAGCAGCCGGCGCGACCTGACGACCGACGGCAAGGAGGCCTGGCTGCCGTCCGTGGCGACCCGCGAGGACGGCCTCTTCTGGCTGGAGCAGTTCGCCTGGCGCGGCCTGACCCTGAAGGCCGGCGCCCGCTGGGAGCGCATCGCCTACAACGTCGATGAGGACACCATCCGCCCAGGCCGCGGACTCGGCTCGCTGGCCAAGGATCGTTCCTGGTCGACCCAAAGCCGGTCAGTTTCGGGGCGCTACGACCTGCTGCCCTGGCTGTTCGTCGAGGCGCGCTATGATGATGTCGAGCGTCCGCCCTCCCTCATTGAACTCTACGCCAACGGCAATCATTTCGGCATCCTGACCGAAGAACAGGGGGACTCCCGGCTCGAACCCGAGCGCGCCAAGACCACGGAAGTGCGCGCCGGGCTCGATCGCGGCCGCTACGCCCTGACCGTCAGCACCTACGAGACCGACTTCGAGAACTACATCTACCTGGGCAATACCGGCATTTCCCGCACCCTGCCGGTGCGCGAGTGGCGGCAGGGCGACGCCCGGATCAAGGGGCTGGAGATCGACGCGACCGTGCGGTTCGAGGGCACGGCCTGGGGCGACTTCGTGCTGCACGGCTTCGCCGACAAGGTCGAGAGCGCCCCGCGCTTCACCCTGCCCGACGGCTACAGCCCGTTCGGCGGCGGCCCCACCAACCGGAAGTGGGACGCCGAGTACTTCCGCAAGAACCTGGACGGCGACTGGCTGCCGCGCATGCCGGTCTCGCGCTACGGCGCCGACGTGACCTGGTCCTACGCCGCCTGGCGGGCCGCGGTCGGCGTGGTCCGCTACGACAAGCAGGACCGGACGGCCAAGAGCGAGGCGCCGAGCGACGCCTATGTCCTGGTCGACGCCCATGCCGCCTACGCCTTCGACGCGCCGGGCGGCCGGTGGGAAGCCTTCGTCGACGCGGCGAACCTGACCAACGAGGAGGCCCGGCCGCACAACTCGTTCCTGCGGCTGCGCGCGCCGCTGGCCGGACGGACGATCTCGGCGGGCGTTCGAATGGCCTTCTGA
- a CDS encoding ABC transporter ATP-binding protein, with translation MSRAPKTPAKPAAKIAKPAKPEGRRLNIGAVRSTFAPWNDPDATPLVRFESVSKRFGEQIAVNDVSLDIYPGEFFALLGPSGCGKTTLMRMLAGFESTDSGRITLAGEDLSGQPPHRRPVNMMFQSYALFPHLNVEQNIAFGLKQEGMPKADIAARVAEMLDLVKLQGFAKRKPDQLSGGQKQRVALARAVARKPRMLLLDEPLGALDKKLREETQFELMDLQIELGVTFLIVTHDQEEAMVMADRIAVMREGRIVQIGRPEEVYETPNSRYVAEFLGDVNLFEAKVDAIEQPMAHLNAPESHAGFYVLDDDCPGPGATVWLAVRPEKMRISLDPPPAGAKNVLAGEIWDIGYTGDWTNYIVELPGERLVRVARANSQRFVERPIGWDDKVWVSFDPDAGVVLEE, from the coding sequence ATGAGCCGCGCGCCGAAGACGCCGGCCAAGCCGGCCGCCAAGATCGCGAAGCCGGCCAAGCCGGAGGGGCGGCGCCTGAACATCGGCGCCGTCCGCTCGACCTTCGCGCCCTGGAACGATCCCGACGCCACGCCGCTGGTGCGGTTCGAGAGCGTCAGCAAGCGGTTCGGCGAGCAGATCGCCGTCAACGACGTCTCGCTGGACATCTATCCGGGCGAGTTCTTCGCCCTGCTCGGACCGTCGGGCTGCGGCAAGACCACCCTGATGCGGATGCTGGCCGGGTTCGAGAGCACCGACTCCGGCCGCATCACCCTGGCCGGCGAGGACCTGTCCGGCCAGCCGCCGCACCGGCGTCCCGTGAACATGATGTTCCAGAGCTACGCCCTGTTCCCGCACCTGAACGTCGAGCAGAACATCGCCTTCGGCCTCAAGCAGGAGGGCATGCCCAAGGCCGACATCGCCGCGCGGGTCGCCGAGATGCTCGATCTGGTCAAGCTGCAGGGCTTCGCCAAGCGCAAGCCGGACCAGCTGTCGGGCGGCCAGAAGCAGCGCGTCGCCCTGGCTCGCGCCGTCGCCCGCAAGCCGCGCATGCTGCTGCTCGACGAGCCGTTGGGGGCGCTGGACAAGAAGCTGCGCGAGGAGACCCAGTTCGAGCTGATGGACCTGCAGATCGAGCTGGGCGTGACCTTCCTGATCGTGACCCACGACCAGGAAGAGGCCATGGTCATGGCCGACCGGATCGCCGTGATGCGCGAAGGCAGGATCGTCCAGATCGGCCGGCCGGAAGAGGTCTACGAGACGCCCAACAGCCGCTACGTCGCCGAGTTCCTGGGCGACGTGAACCTGTTCGAGGCCAAGGTCGACGCCATCGAGCAGCCGATGGCCCACCTCAACGCGCCGGAATCGCACGCGGGCTTCTATGTGCTCGACGACGACTGCCCCGGTCCCGGCGCGACGGTCTGGCTGGCGGTCCGGCCGGAGAAGATGCGGATCAGCCTCGACCCGCCCCCGGCGGGGGCCAAGAACGTCCTGGCCGGCGAGATCTGGGACATCGGCTACACCGGCGACTGGACCAACTACATCGTCGAACTGCCCGGCGAACGGCTGGTGCGGGTGGCCCGCGCCAACAGCCAGCGCTTCGTCGAGCGGCCGATCGGCTGGGACGACAAGGTCTGGGTCAGCTTCGACCCCGACGCCGGCGTGGTGCTGGAGGAATGA
- the metG gene encoding methionine--tRNA ligase — protein sequence MARILITSALPYINGIKHLGNLAGSMLPADVFARFKRAQGHETLYICATDEHGTPAELAASAAGQDVRTYCDEQHVLQHDIGRAFGLSWDWFGRSSNPPNHRLTQHFCEALEAKGLIEERTDKMVYSIDDKRFLPDRYVEGTCPHCGFEKARGDQCDNCGNLLDPTDLINPYSTISGSRNIEVRDTRHLYLLQTKVEQRIRDWVDAKAANWPALTKGIAYKHLDEGLIDRGITRDLEWGIPVTQGGLPRPGFEDKVFYVWFDAPIEYIGATVEWSEATGADWERWWRTDKGADGVEYVQFMGKDNVAFHTVSFPATILGSEEPWKQVDRLKAFNWLNWYGGKFSTSMKRGVFMDAALEILPPDLWRWYLTANAPEGSDTAFTWEQFAQTINSDLANVLGNFVNRIGKFNESKFEGVVPEGGELGPIEEKLFADVSAQLAELTTQMEGIELRKAAQALRQLWVLGNEYLQEAAPWTAIKTDRDRAAVVVRTALNLSALYARVSAPFIPFAAEKIAESFGDPFPPTWPTVDAAAELDRLTPGAPVGVPPVLFGKIDDAQIAEWSERFGGAEA from the coding sequence ATGGCTCGTATTCTGATCACCTCCGCCCTGCCGTACATCAACGGGATCAAGCACCTCGGCAACCTGGCCGGGTCGATGCTGCCGGCGGACGTGTTCGCGCGGTTCAAGCGCGCCCAGGGCCACGAGACGCTCTACATCTGCGCCACCGACGAGCACGGGACGCCGGCCGAGCTGGCCGCGAGCGCGGCCGGGCAGGACGTCCGCACCTATTGCGACGAGCAGCATGTGCTGCAGCACGACATCGGCCGCGCCTTCGGCCTGTCGTGGGACTGGTTCGGCCGCAGCTCTAACCCGCCGAACCATCGCCTGACCCAGCATTTCTGCGAGGCGCTGGAGGCCAAGGGACTGATCGAGGAGCGGACCGACAAGATGGTCTACTCCATCGACGACAAGCGCTTCCTGCCGGACCGCTACGTCGAGGGGACCTGCCCGCACTGCGGCTTCGAGAAGGCCCGCGGGGACCAGTGCGACAACTGCGGCAACCTTCTCGACCCGACCGACCTGATCAATCCCTACTCGACGATCAGCGGCTCGCGGAACATCGAGGTGCGCGACACCCGCCACCTCTACCTGCTGCAGACCAAGGTCGAGCAGCGCATCCGCGACTGGGTCGACGCCAAGGCGGCGAACTGGCCGGCCCTGACCAAGGGCATCGCCTACAAGCACCTGGACGAGGGGCTGATCGACCGCGGCATCACCCGCGATCTGGAGTGGGGCATCCCGGTCACCCAGGGCGGCCTGCCGCGTCCGGGGTTCGAGGACAAGGTCTTCTACGTCTGGTTCGACGCCCCGATCGAATACATCGGCGCGACCGTCGAATGGTCCGAGGCGACCGGCGCCGACTGGGAGCGCTGGTGGCGCACCGACAAGGGCGCGGACGGCGTCGAGTATGTCCAGTTCATGGGCAAGGACAACGTCGCCTTCCACACCGTCAGCTTCCCGGCCACGATCCTCGGCAGCGAGGAGCCCTGGAAGCAGGTCGACCGGCTGAAGGCCTTCAACTGGCTCAACTGGTACGGCGGCAAGTTCTCGACCAGCATGAAGCGCGGCGTGTTCATGGACGCGGCGCTGGAGATCCTGCCGCCCGACCTGTGGCGCTGGTACCTGACGGCCAACGCGCCGGAGGGTTCCGACACCGCCTTCACCTGGGAGCAGTTCGCCCAGACCATCAACAGCGACCTGGCCAACGTGCTGGGCAACTTCGTCAACCGCATCGGCAAGTTCAACGAGAGCAAGTTCGAGGGCGTCGTGCCCGAGGGCGGCGAGCTCGGGCCGATCGAGGAGAAGCTGTTCGCGGACGTCTCCGCCCAGCTGGCCGAGCTGACGACCCAGATGGAGGGCATCGAGCTGCGCAAGGCCGCCCAGGCGCTGCGCCAGCTGTGGGTGCTCGGCAACGAGTACCTCCAGGAGGCCGCGCCCTGGACCGCGATCAAGACCGACCGCGACCGCGCCGCCGTGGTGGTGCGCACGGCCCTGAACCTGTCGGCCCTCTACGCCCGGGTCAGCGCGCCGTTCATCCCGTTCGCGGCCGAGAAGATCGCCGAGTCGTTCGGCGATCCGTTCCCGCCGACCTGGCCGACCGTCGACGCCGCAGCCGAGCTTGACCGCCTGACGCCGGGAGCGCCGGTCGGCGTCCCGCCGGTGCTGTTCGGCAAGATCGACGACGCCCAGATCGCCGAGTGGTCCGAGCGTTTCGGCGGGGCTGAGGCCTAG
- a CDS encoding polyamine ABC transporter substrate-binding protein — translation MTALKGRTRRWAALAMGVAAAAVLAGCTGEKQETLRIYNWSDYIDPALIKQFETESGIKVQYDTFDSNEVLETKVLTGGTGYDIVAPSNHNVPRYITAKALQPLDFAKLPGRTNLWPELMARMEPFDPGGKYTIPYMWGTMGIGYNKAEIAKRLPGVKIDSWDVVFKPENLAKLKDCGVYFLDASEDMYAVTLNYLGKDPNSKAVADYEAATDLLLKLRPSVTKFHSSEYINALANGDACVAVGYSGDILQAADRAKEAKNGVEVGYAIPKEGSQVWFDVFAIPADAPHPDAAYKFLDFMLRPEIIAKASNHTEYANANAAATKLVDPELRDNPNVYPTPEVFGRLFVTTTKDQGLLRDVNRLWTKVMNGR, via the coding sequence ATGACTGCTCTCAAGGGTCGCACGCGGCGTTGGGCCGCTCTCGCCATGGGCGTCGCCGCGGCGGCGGTGCTGGCCGGCTGCACCGGCGAGAAGCAGGAGACGCTGCGAATCTACAACTGGTCGGACTACATCGACCCGGCGCTGATCAAGCAGTTCGAGACCGAGAGCGGCATCAAGGTCCAGTATGACACCTTCGACTCCAACGAGGTGCTCGAGACCAAGGTCCTGACCGGCGGCACCGGCTACGACATCGTCGCCCCGTCCAACCACAACGTGCCGCGCTACATCACCGCAAAGGCGCTCCAGCCTCTGGACTTCGCCAAGCTGCCGGGCCGCACGAACCTGTGGCCCGAGCTGATGGCGCGGATGGAACCGTTCGATCCGGGCGGCAAGTACACCATCCCCTACATGTGGGGCACCATGGGCATCGGCTACAACAAGGCCGAGATCGCCAAACGCCTGCCCGGCGTGAAGATCGACAGCTGGGACGTGGTCTTCAAACCCGAGAACCTGGCCAAGCTGAAGGATTGCGGCGTCTACTTCCTCGACGCGTCCGAGGACATGTACGCGGTCACGCTGAACTACCTGGGCAAGGATCCCAATTCCAAGGCCGTGGCCGACTACGAGGCGGCGACCGACCTGCTGCTGAAACTGCGCCCGTCGGTGACCAAGTTCCACTCGTCCGAGTACATCAACGCCCTGGCCAACGGCGACGCCTGCGTGGCCGTCGGCTACAGCGGCGACATCCTGCAGGCCGCCGACCGCGCCAAGGAAGCCAAGAACGGGGTCGAGGTCGGCTACGCCATTCCCAAGGAAGGCAGCCAGGTCTGGTTCGACGTGTTCGCCATCCCGGCCGACGCGCCGCACCCCGACGCGGCCTACAAGTTCCTGGACTTCATGCTGCGTCCCGAGATCATCGCCAAGGCGTCGAACCACACCGAGTACGCCAACGCCAACGCCGCGGCGACGAAGCTGGTCGACCCGGAACTGCGCGACAATCCCAACGTCTATCCGACGCCGGAGGTGTTCGGCCGGCTCTTCGTGACCACGACCAAGGATCAGGGCCTGCTGCGCGACGTGAACCGCCTCTGGACCAAGGTGATGAACGGCCGATGA